A single Uloborus diversus isolate 005 chromosome 7, Udiv.v.3.1, whole genome shotgun sequence DNA region contains:
- the LOC129226479 gene encoding uncharacterized protein LOC129226479, which produces MARTTLLHQDRHPALEDLHPTHRNGMDKDGRAILRLEMDTKMDMITDLETEIHVEHLVEEHLEATNNLLSQMTVASRQEDTVELEVHPREEAILRPETHIINKVDLEVHQEDMREDHLKIIHNLFLQTAVASNVDSKVAKEVHSKVEEIFKEEMESANREGLDLHQEVLKGDQEVFPGSKEGLLIQQVEEAGIQTVIKEELIIKEDLEEEVEIRVELRMGLSNAEDFLAQQQEIRGLRIKMESSLKTDSLV; this is translated from the coding sequence ATGGCCAGAACCACCCTCCTGCACCAGGACCGCCACCCAGCTTTGGAGGACCTCCACCCCACCCACAGGAATGGGATGGACAAAGATGGCAGGGCCATTCTGAGGTTGGAAATGGATACCAAAATGGATATGATAACGGATTTGGAAACGGAAATTCACGTGGAACATTTGGTGGAGGAGCATTTGGAGGCAACCAACAACCTGCTTTCCCAAATGACGGTGGCATCCAGGCAGGAAGACACAGTGGAGTTGGAGGTACACCCCAGGGAGGAAGCAATTTTGAGACCAGAAACACATATAATCAACAAAGTGGATTTAGAAGTACATCAGGAGGATATGAGGGAAGATCACCTCAAAATAATCCACAACCTATTCCTCCAAACGGCGGTGGCATCCAACGTGGACAGCAAAGTGGCCAAGGAGGTACATTCGAAGGTGGAAGAGATTTTCAAGGAGGAAATGGAGTCGGCCAACAGGGAGGGTTTAGATTTGCATCAGGAGGTGCTGAAAGGGGATCAGGAAGTGTTTCCGGGCAGCAAGGAGGGGTTGCTGATTCAGCAGGTGGAAGAAGCAGGAATCCAGACAGTCATCAAGGAGGAACTGATTATCAAGGAAGACCTGGAAGAAGAAGTAGAAATCAGAGTGGAACTCAGAATGGGTTTGAGCAACGCGGAAGATTTTTTGGCTCAGCAACAGGAAATCAGAGGTCTCAGAATAAAAATGGAGTCAAGTCTCAAAACAGATTCGTTGGTCTAA